The following proteins are encoded in a genomic region of Brachypodium distachyon strain Bd21 chromosome 1, Brachypodium_distachyon_v3.0, whole genome shotgun sequence:
- the LOC100827931 gene encoding uncharacterized protein LOC100827931: MAGVKAQVAREVCAASAAFASCTHHRRRRATAPFVDWYLVLAIGEAASEEAIRRRYRHLALQLHPDKNRHPKAELAFNLVSEAHACLTDKARRRAFDAERATAFCAACLQDRSRTTSTAPSTPTATTNSNKASTAPSPAQQQQPAQRCPVPKPRCGGGGGGRMSAQALREVQNRLRDEWRVIDGCLRANNSNSTSARRQSFPLFDPSDHRRRIPDYPHARPSPPQHAGFPPPFERQDQTLCRGFGVGGGAGICESPVYQVRTAPERAARTKRPW; this comes from the exons ATGGCGGGGGTCAAGGCGCAGGTGGCCCGGGAGGTGtgcgcggcgtcggcggccttCGCGTCCTGCACGCAccatcgacgccgccgcgccacGGCGCCCTTCGTCGACTGGTACCTCGTCCTCGCC ATCGGGGAGGCCGCGTCGGAGGAGGCCATCCGGCGCCGCTACAGGCACCTCG CGCTGCAGCTGCACCCGGACAAGAACAGGCACCCAAAGGCAGAGCTCGCCTTCAACCTCGTCTCCGAG GCGCACGCGTGCCTGACGGACAAGGCGCGCCGGCGAGCGTTCGACGCGGAGCGGGCCACGGCCTTCTGCGCCGCCTGCCTCCAAGACCGCTCCAGAACCACAAGCACCGCGCCGTCTACTCCTACTGCTACGACCAACAGCAACAAAGCCTCCACAGCGCCCTCGCCcgcacagcagcagcagccggcgcaGCGCTGCCCCGTCCCGAAACCccgttgcggcggcggcggcggggggaggATGTCGGCGCAGGCGCTGCGGGAGGTGCAGAACCGGCTGCGGGACGAGTGGCGGGTCATCGACGGCTGCCTGCGCGcaaacaacagcaacagcaccaGCGCGCGGAGGCAGTCGTTCCCGCTCTTCGACCCCTCCGACCACCGGCGGCGCATCCCCGACTACCCGCACGCccggccgtctccgccgcaGCACGCCGGGTTCCCGCCGCCGTTCGAGCGTCAGGACCAGACCTTGTGCAGAGGCTTCGGCGTGGGAGGAGGTGCTGGGATCTGCGAGTCGCCGGTGTACCAGGTCAGAACCGCGCCGGAGCGCGCCGCGAGGACGAAGCGCCCTTGGTGA
- the LOC100831215 gene encoding uncharacterized protein LOC100831215, translated as MPAAVAAAAAAATSGAALVVYLLITCRPQPPRGAEGAAAAEEESLLSRHAKAGSAGGGAEEEDEEWPHSPPASCCEAAAVAARTARRAWELTVGRWGLHGLIFGINSHMKRQGNLQHEYSGNDCLQLKGHEVHTEVAYLLEYLKLCMFYSKKRFSEFLKFGGYSQKDVLIHKCRARLMRPSFAIVRDQNSKCFLLFIRGAISTKERLTAAASVEVPFHHIVLNEGQIDNVILGYAHYGMLAAARWIANLAIPLLHSAVREFPDYQLKVIGHSMGAGIGAILTYILHEHYDFTSCTCLAFAPPACMTWELAESGKGFITSLVNRNDMVPAFSKVAFESLRSEVMVSSKLDDLQDQDHLSLFAKISQRVALAKSHMLSISHSVGKTADSDPSISEPLLKQAPEIITPEANRLNIDCSQQRADVAANLEHDFSAVSVATSEERIILVDKDDFASAKTVTESCCASQGDVDSNQVLDTEEASLETKEEAPSLTQNGAGKEKQKEPPSGPGSRQLFPPGRIIHMVAQLPLEPNPGEGTSSNEIVSIYETPRDLYSKIRLAPNMIDEHYMTSYISTMESLLEQLQSEDTVSTAPNDL; from the exons AtgccggccgccgtcgccgcggcggcggccgcagccacctCGGGCGCCGCGCTCGTCGTGTACCTGCTCATCACTTGccgcccgcagccgccgcgtGGCGCCgagggtgcggcggcggcggaggaggagtcgCTGCTGTCGCGTCACGCGAAGGCGGGGAGCGCGGGTGgcggggcagaggaggaggatgaggagtgGCCGCACAGCCCGCCGGCGTCGTGCTGCGAGGCCGCGGCAGTGGCGGCGCGCACGGCGCGCCGCGCGTGGGAGCTCACTGTCGGCCGGTGGGGCCTCCACGGCCTCATCTTCGGGATCAACAGCCACATGAAGCGCCAG GGTAATTTGCAGCATGAGTATAGTGGAAATGACTGCCTTCAACTAAAAGGTCACGAGGTGCATACTGAAGTAGCATATCTTCTTGAGTACTTGAAGCTTTGCATGTTCTACTCAAAGAAAAgattttctgaatttctgaagtttgGTGGGTACAGTCAAAAAGACGTTCTCATCCACAAGTGTAGGGCGAGG CTTATGCGTCCTTCTTTTGCAATTGTGCGTGACCAAAACTCGAAATGCTTTCTGCTTTTCATTCGCGGTGCTATCAGCACTAAGGAGCGCCTGACAGCAGCAGCTTCTGTTGAAGTTCCTTTTCACCATATAGTTTTAAATGAAGGGCAGATCGACAATGTAATCTTAGGATATGCACATTATGGAATGCTTGCTGCAGCTCGTTGGATCGCTAACCTTGCCATTCCCCTTCTTCATAGTGCAGTACGAGAATTCCCTGATTACCAATTAAAG GTCATTGGGCACTCAATGGGAGCAGGTATTGGAGCAATTCTGACGTATATTCTTCATGAGCATTATGATTTTACATCATGCACATGTCTAGCGTTTGCTCCTC CTGCCTGTATGACATGGGAACTGGCGGAATCAGGCAAAGGTTTCATCACATCTCTTGTCAACAGAAATGATATGGTGCCAGCATTTTCGAAAGTTGCCTTTGAGAGCCTGCGATCTGAG GTAATGGTATCATCAAAGCTGGATGATCTGCAGGATCAAGATCACCTTAGTTTGTTCGCGAAAATAAGTCAGCGTGTAGCTTTAGCAAAGTCTCACATGCTGTCCATCTCTCATTCAGTGGGCAAGACTGCAGATTCTGACCCTAGCATTTCTGAG CCCTTACTGAAACAAGCACCAGAAATCATAACGCCTGAAGCAAACAGGCTGAACATTGACTGTAGCCAGCAACGTGCAGATGTAGCGGCAAATCTAGAACATGACTTTTCAGCCGTATCTGTCGCCACTTCTGAAGAAAGGATCATACTGGTTGACAAGGACGATTTTGCCAGTGCCAAAACTGTTACTGAATCATGCTGTGCATCACAAGGGGATGTAGATAGTAACCAAGTATTGGACACCGAAGAAGCATCCTTGGAAACAAAGGAAGAAGCACCTTCCCTGACGCAGAATGGTGCTGGTAAAGAGAAGCAAAAAGAACCACCATCTGGTCCCGGCTCGCGCCAACTTTTCCCTCCCGGCAGAATCATTCATATGGTCGCGCAGCTCCCGCTGGAACCGAATCCTGGTGAAGGCACCAGCAGCAACGAGATCGTGAGCATCTACGAGACGCCGAGAGATTTGTACAGCAAAATAAGGCTTGCCCCAAACATGATAGACGAACATTACATGACTAGTTACATAAGCACAATGGAGTCGTTGTTGGAACAGCTTCAGAGCGAGGATACTGTAAGTACAGCACCAAATGATTTGTGA